Below is a window of Rhizobium jaguaris DNA.
AAGAGATCGCCATCGGCGCGATCGAGAAGATGTCGAAGTCGAAGAAGAACGTCGTCGACCCGGACGATATCATCGCCTCCTACGGCGCCGATACCGCCCGTTTCTTCGTGCTGTCCGATTCGCCGCCCGATCGTGACGTGATCTGGTCGGAAGCCGGCGTCGAAGGTGCACATCGTTTCACACAACGCATGTGGCGCCTGGTGTCGGAAGCCGCTGATGCTCTGAAGGCGGTCCCTGCGACTCCGGCTAAGGAAGGCGAAGCGCTGGCGATTTCACAAATCGCCCACCGCACGCTAAAAGCCGTTCAGGGCGATTACGACAAGCTCGCCTTCAACAAGGCCGTCGCCCGCATCTACGAATTCGTCAACGCACTGGCTGCTCCATTAGCTAAGGTCGCCGCTGGCGAGACGGATGCCGGCTATCGTTCCGCTGTCCGTGAGGCAGTCGAGATCCTGATTGCATTGGTCGCACCGATCACGCCGCATCTGGCCGAGGAATGCTCGGCTGCGCTGGGCAACACGCACCTGATCGCGATGAGCACTTGGCCGGTATACGATGAAGTGCTCGTCATCGAGAACGAGATCGTGTATCCGGTGCAGATCAACGGCAAGAAGCGCGCCGAATTGACAATTGCTCGCGATGCAGATCAGAATGCCGTCCAAGAGGCTGTACTCGCCCTGGATGCCGTCGGAAGCGCATTGAATGGTCAGGCGCCAAAGAAGATCATCGTCGTTCCACAGAGGATCGTAAACATTGTCGTCTGATAATCTTTTCAAGCTCGCTCGCGCTGCTGGCGTTGCGTCTCTGATCGCCGTTGCCGGTCTTTTATCCTCCTGCCAGGTTCGGCCGCTCTATGCCGAAAGCACCGGTGTTAACCAGAAGCTTGCCGACGTTTCCTTTTCCGACGCTGGCTCGCGCGTCGGTCAGGTGGTTCGCAATCAATTGATCTTTATCGCCGGTCGCGGGGCCGGCGAAACGAAAACTCCGAAATACACGGTGGATCTGAGCGTCAGTTCCGGCACCGGCGGCGTTATCTACCTGCCGTCATCAGACACCTCAGGCGCAGGCCGCACCACGGTGACCGCAGCCTTCACGCTGAAGAGCGCCAGTGACGGTAAAGTTCTGAAATCCGGCAGTCGTGCAGTTACATCGCTGGTCGACTTCCCGACCCAGGAATTCGCCAAGGCGCGCGCTATCCGCGATTCGGAAGACCGTGCTGCACGCGAAGTTGCCGAACTGGTGGGCGCCGATATCGCAGCCGCGCTTAGCCGCTGAGATGAGCGCACGGCATGGCGGAGATCAAATCCCACGAGTTTGAAGGTTTTCTTCAAAGCGCCGCGCGCAATTATCGTCTCTTCGTCATCTATGGACCGGACCGCGGTCTCGTATCCGAGCGGGCAGCGCAGATCGCCGGCAAGACCGGCGTCGATCTGAATGACCCTTTTTCCCTGATCAAACTCGACGTCGGCGATCTTCACAATGACGCCGGCCGCTTGCTGGATGAGGTTAATGCCATTGGTCTGTTCGGTGGCGAAAAACTGGTATGGATTCGTGGCGCTGCCAACGAAAAGGGCCTGG
It encodes the following:
- a CDS encoding LPS assembly lipoprotein LptE, whose amino-acid sequence is MSSDNLFKLARAAGVASLIAVAGLLSSCQVRPLYAESTGVNQKLADVSFSDAGSRVGQVVRNQLIFIAGRGAGETKTPKYTVDLSVSSGTGGVIYLPSSDTSGAGRTTVTAAFTLKSASDGKVLKSGSRAVTSLVDFPTQEFAKARAIRDSEDRAAREVAELVGADIAAALSR